A window from Flavobacterium gyeonganense encodes these proteins:
- a CDS encoding SusC/RagA family TonB-linked outer membrane protein, whose amino-acid sequence MKNKFSFLLAITVFTLLHVSGYAQNTTVKGVIKDATGLPIPGVNVLIKGTQKGTSSDLDGSYTINVSSGTTLVFSFIGFKTEEKVITQAGVYNIEMKELDNSLEEVVVVGYGVKKKKDLTGSIVSVSSEVINSRPVQNAVQAMQGKAAGVDITSNERPGTVGKVTIRGARSISASNSPLYVVDGVPINNSKPLAGALGKSVNDVSDSNAGGIDFLNPTDIESIDVLKDASATAIYGSRGANGVIIVTTKKGKNGRFSLNYNTAVTTEEIHENAPMMSAGEYIDFRRWARYYSNPSAFPKGDAPTIANDELIFLKSADPSAWANIAKGWEGGTWDGSKVATTDWAKFVTRTGVTQQHTLAVSGGTEKMKAYGSFGYTGSTGVLKGQGYKRYNGVANVDITATDWFSMGANLNTSYSINEYGQSNIGRSAVSSTTGIYNSARLNLPYAVPYDSNGNRIDNPGGDNTIRTVIDEDKYSQDQRVTLRAFGSLYAQVDLGKLIPVLGGLKYRLNFGPDITSYRNGVFLDARSAARSGTSYASLIKAQTISYTLDNLLYYNKTIGKHDLGLTFLQSKTGYEYEDSMMAANDVKNPQNKWNALNPANVTLSNYSSNLIESGLLSYMGRITYGYDNKYLLTASGRYDGASQLANGNKWDFFPSASLAWNMNQESFLSDVSWIDQLKLRVGFGVTGNAAVDPYSTQPPLAGIVYPNGSGIVNNATLGNPALGWEKTKQINYGIDFSFVNSRISGTLEYYTSDTTDLLLKRSVPTPTGYRDTFENVGETEGEGVELTLNTTNVKAKDFEWSSNLSASYQQSRIVTLANGKFNDINNNLFIGQPQNVIYGYASNGIWKPEDAAEMAKFNANGAGFSFGNARPVDQNGDYKIDANNDRVIIGSADPKYIAGLTNTFRYKNVELSFFVYGRMGYIYNTGGENEGAKGSQRSIDYYTDNNINAEYQKPIYSAGTGDSFFPTLGYRDGAFLKVRNISLGYNFTNEMAEKAGVSKLRLYIQVMNPGMIYNKVKWMDLDTQSTASNRGFTLGLNVEL is encoded by the coding sequence ATGAAAAACAAATTTAGCTTTCTGTTGGCTATAACAGTATTTACATTACTACATGTATCTGGTTATGCGCAGAATACAACGGTAAAAGGGGTTATTAAAGACGCTACGGGGCTTCCGATACCTGGTGTGAATGTACTAATTAAGGGAACTCAAAAAGGAACGAGTTCTGACTTGGATGGTAGCTATACAATTAATGTTTCTTCAGGAACAACCCTTGTGTTTAGCTTCATAGGTTTTAAGACAGAAGAGAAGGTTATTACTCAGGCCGGAGTGTACAATATTGAAATGAAGGAGTTAGATAATTCCCTAGAAGAAGTTGTTGTAGTAGGTTATGGTGTAAAGAAGAAAAAAGATTTGACAGGATCAATTGTGAGCGTAAGTTCTGAGGTAATAAATTCCAGGCCGGTTCAAAATGCTGTTCAGGCAATGCAGGGAAAAGCTGCAGGGGTTGATATTACATCAAATGAACGTCCTGGTACAGTAGGTAAGGTAACTATACGTGGGGCACGTTCAATTTCCGCTTCAAACTCTCCTCTATACGTAGTTGACGGAGTACCAATCAATAATTCTAAACCATTGGCGGGTGCATTAGGTAAATCAGTAAATGATGTCAGTGATTCCAATGCAGGAGGAATTGACTTTTTAAATCCTACTGATATTGAGTCTATTGATGTGTTAAAAGACGCATCTGCAACAGCAATTTATGGTTCACGTGGAGCAAACGGGGTAATTATTGTAACTACTAAAAAAGGAAAAAATGGCAGATTTTCATTAAACTACAACACTGCAGTTACTACAGAAGAAATTCATGAAAATGCTCCGATGATGTCAGCAGGTGAATATATTGATTTCCGTAGATGGGCAAGATATTATTCAAATCCATCAGCTTTCCCAAAAGGTGATGCACCAACAATTGCTAATGATGAATTGATTTTCTTAAAGTCAGCAGATCCTTCTGCCTGGGCAAACATTGCGAAAGGATGGGAAGGCGGTACATGGGATGGTTCCAAAGTGGCAACAACAGACTGGGCAAAGTTTGTCACCCGCACAGGGGTTACGCAACAGCATACCTTAGCTGTTAGCGGAGGAACTGAAAAAATGAAAGCGTATGGCTCATTTGGTTATACAGGAAGTACAGGAGTGCTAAAAGGACAGGGGTATAAACGTTACAATGGGGTTGCAAATGTAGATATTACGGCAACAGATTGGTTTTCAATGGGGGCTAATCTAAATACGAGTTATAGCATAAATGAATATGGGCAATCAAACATCGGAAGATCAGCTGTAAGTTCTACTACAGGAATATATAATTCAGCACGTCTTAATCTTCCGTATGCAGTTCCTTACGACAGTAATGGTAACAGAATTGATAATCCAGGAGGAGATAATACTATTAGAACCGTTATTGATGAGGATAAATACTCTCAGGATCAACGCGTAACATTACGAGCTTTTGGTAGTTTGTATGCTCAAGTAGATTTAGGGAAACTTATTCCTGTTTTGGGAGGTTTAAAATATAGATTAAATTTTGGTCCAGATATAACCTCATATCGTAATGGGGTATTTTTAGATGCGAGATCTGCCGCACGTTCAGGAACAAGTTATGCATCGTTAATAAAGGCACAGACAATATCGTATACATTGGATAATCTTCTTTATTACAATAAGACAATTGGTAAACACGATTTGGGGCTTACTTTTTTACAAAGTAAAACAGGATATGAATATGAAGATAGTATGATGGCTGCAAACGATGTTAAAAATCCTCAAAATAAATGGAATGCTTTGAATCCCGCGAACGTAACCCTTAGTAACTATTCGAGTAACTTAATTGAATCTGGTTTGTTATCTTATATGGGAAGGATAACTTATGGTTATGACAATAAATATTTGCTAACGGCATCGGGGCGTTATGATGGTGCATCACAATTAGCAAATGGAAACAAATGGGATTTCTTTCCAAGTGCTTCATTAGCCTGGAACATGAATCAGGAGAGCTTTTTAAGTGACGTTTCATGGATAGATCAGTTAAAGCTCAGGGTAGGTTTTGGAGTTACCGGTAACGCTGCTGTTGATCCTTACTCTACACAACCACCATTAGCTGGTATTGTTTATCCTAATGGTTCTGGTATAGTAAACAATGCCACTTTAGGAAATCCAGCTTTAGGATGGGAAAAAACAAAACAGATTAACTATGGTATTGACTTTTCTTTTGTAAATAGTAGAATATCAGGGACTCTGGAATACTACACTAGTGATACTACAGATTTATTATTGAAAAGAAGTGTTCCTACACCTACAGGTTATAGAGATACATTTGAAAATGTTGGAGAGACAGAAGGTGAAGGTGTAGAGCTTACATTAAATACTACAAATGTGAAAGCAAAGGATTTTGAGTGGAGTTCAAATTTGAGTGCTTCTTATCAGCAAAGCAGAATTGTAACATTAGCGAATGGAAAATTTAACGATATCAACAATAATTTATTTATAGGTCAGCCGCAAAATGTAATTTACGGATATGCTTCTAATGGAATATGGAAACCAGAAGATGCAGCAGAAATGGCTAAATTTAATGCTAATGGTGCAGGATTTTCATTTGGTAATGCAAGGCCTGTAGATCAAAATGGAGATTATAAAATCGATGCTAATAACGACCGTGTTATAATTGGTAGTGCAGATCCTAAATACATTGCCGGTTTAACGAATACATTTAGATATAAAAATGTAGAATTATCATTCTTTGTTTATGGTCGCATGGGATATATTTATAATACTGGTGGTGAAAATGAAGGTGCGAAAGGCAGCCAGAGATCTATTGATTATTACACTGATAACAACATTAATGCTGAATATCAAAAACCAATTTATTCTGCAGGAACAGGGGATTCTTTTTTTCCAACTTTAGGTTATCGTGACGGAGCGTTCTTAAAAGTTCGTAATATATCTTTAGGATATAATTTTACAAATGAGATGGCTGAAAAAGCCGGAGTTTCAAAATTAAGACTTTATATTCAGGTGATGAACCCGGGAATGATTTACAATAAAGTAAAATGGATGGATTTAGATACACAGTCAACTGCTTCAAACAGGGGATTTACTTTAGGTTTAAATGTTGAACTATAA
- a CDS encoding RagB/SusD family nutrient uptake outer membrane protein, producing MNNIKNIGIGLLLMTGLFFSSCSKDFLDEEQTNAFSTAYFDTPEGLQALTVSLYGNIRWHFAFEWSYGTTLYGTDEFTNANDLTNEMWNKYDNRLNPSGATAATGAANGNATSPADLWDQMYFGIASANTIIANAEKVIPDLKIRNRCLAHAYFLRGFNYYKLSAQYGSVVLQTVPLKGVVVRNFKRSTEEQCWEQVISDFRKAYSLFEGEVYTYGKGVTWTKATAAHFLAKSLLFRVSERNSKWNSSYKDADLKEAIDACTYAIGARGALTPNYSDLYANWTGIDNPNEQLSEILMAAGFNGDAATAGRFENRTFSFFTPQFSNFAGGWVARGAWIGAMDFQRCRPTEYSYAVYDHVNDARMWKTFKTVYGVTTVRTPNPNGVKLGDPAIVMILNTKNDNTYNAYKFGSVNQSPNWKDDAKRLPEWTVGSRQTPTAGALTSKTGQFVPNSLVLYQNGTYVAPSFGVSSGSVTNFFAGINKVDCGSRTGERSNSNRDGIMARLAETYLVRAECYVRQGDYGNAMKDINTVRERAQWKNGENRSYYSDGSQAFKTNPLNTGTLATNFINANLDMNTYYLSNPNVAVTTAASNLKLTTFPANLPAEDEAVLTKIGAGTDYERALHFILNERSRELLGEFQRWETLSRTGTLIKRAKAFNTEAASMITADKHELRPIPQTFIDQLTNEDGTNLTAAQRADWQNPGYK from the coding sequence ATGAATAATATTAAAAATATAGGAATCGGTCTTTTATTAATGACTGGATTGTTTTTTAGCTCCTGTTCGAAAGATTTTCTGGACGAAGAGCAAACAAATGCTTTTTCGACAGCTTATTTTGATACACCAGAGGGACTCCAGGCCTTGACGGTATCGCTATATGGTAATATTCGCTGGCATTTTGCTTTTGAGTGGTCTTATGGTACGACACTTTACGGAACTGATGAGTTTACTAATGCGAATGACCTCACAAACGAAATGTGGAATAAATACGATAACCGCTTGAATCCATCTGGTGCTACAGCAGCAACTGGAGCAGCTAACGGGAATGCTACAAGTCCAGCTGATCTTTGGGATCAAATGTATTTTGGTATTGCATCAGCAAATACGATTATTGCAAATGCAGAAAAAGTAATTCCTGATTTGAAAATCAGAAATCGCTGTTTGGCGCATGCTTATTTTTTAAGAGGATTTAATTATTACAAACTTTCTGCTCAGTATGGTAGTGTTGTTCTTCAAACTGTACCTTTGAAAGGTGTTGTTGTTCGTAATTTTAAACGTTCCACAGAGGAACAATGTTGGGAACAGGTAATATCTGATTTCCGTAAAGCTTATTCTCTTTTTGAAGGCGAAGTTTATACTTATGGTAAAGGAGTAACCTGGACTAAGGCAACAGCAGCACATTTTCTTGCAAAATCATTACTGTTTCGTGTTTCAGAACGTAACAGTAAATGGAATAGTTCTTACAAAGATGCAGATCTTAAAGAAGCAATAGATGCATGTACCTACGCTATTGGTGCACGAGGTGCATTAACTCCAAATTATAGTGATCTTTATGCTAACTGGACAGGAATTGATAATCCGAATGAACAGTTGAGTGAAATTTTAATGGCAGCAGGTTTTAATGGAGATGCAGCTACTGCTGGTCGTTTTGAAAACCGTACATTTAGTTTTTTCACACCTCAGTTTTCCAACTTTGCAGGAGGCTGGGTTGCACGTGGTGCATGGATAGGTGCTATGGATTTTCAGCGCTGTCGTCCTACTGAGTATTCTTATGCAGTTTATGATCACGTAAACGATGCGCGTATGTGGAAGACCTTTAAAACCGTTTATGGTGTAACTACTGTAAGGACACCAAATCCAAACGGAGTCAAATTGGGCGACCCGGCTATTGTAATGATTTTGAATACTAAAAATGATAATACATATAATGCATATAAATTTGGTTCAGTAAATCAAAGTCCAAACTGGAAAGATGATGCAAAACGTCTACCAGAATGGACTGTAGGAAGCAGACAAACACCCACTGCTGGAGCTTTAACCAGTAAAACAGGTCAGTTTGTTCCTAACTCTTTGGTTTTATATCAAAACGGGACTTATGTTGCACCATCTTTTGGTGTTAGTTCTGGAAGTGTTACTAATTTCTTTGCAGGTATCAATAAAGTAGATTGTGGTTCTCGTACTGGAGAAAGATCAAATTCTAATCGCGATGGGATTATGGCGCGTCTTGCCGAAACTTATTTAGTGCGTGCAGAATGTTATGTTCGTCAGGGAGATTATGGAAATGCTATGAAGGATATCAATACCGTTAGAGAAAGAGCACAATGGAAAAATGGAGAAAACAGATCTTATTATAGCGATGGATCTCAGGCTTTTAAGACAAATCCATTAAATACGGGTACTTTGGCAACAAATTTTATAAATGCAAATTTAGATATGAATACCTATTATTTGTCAAATCCAAATGTTGCTGTTACAACTGCTGCTTCAAATTTGAAATTGACAACATTCCCTGCTAATCTGCCAGCTGAAGATGAAGCAGTACTTACTAAAATAGGTGCCGGAACTGATTATGAGCGTGCGTTGCATTTTATCCTTAATGAACGTAGCCGTGAATTATTAGGTGAATTCCAACGTTGGGAAACACTTTCCCGTACGGGTACATTAATTAAGCGTGCCAAAGCATTTAACACCGAGGCAGCATCTATGATTACAGCAGACAAACATGAATTACGTCCTATTCCTCAAACATTCATTGATCAGTTGACGAACGAGGATGGTACCAATTTAACTGCCGCACAAAGAGCTGATTGGCAAAATCCTGGATATAAATAA